The following are encoded in a window of Ignavibacteriales bacterium genomic DNA:
- a CDS encoding methyltransferase domain-containing protein, translating to MFHHSLEHIYEQEKILKIVFDLLKPGGYCIIRVPTVSSYAWKNYGMKWVQIDAPRHYYLHSIKSIEILSGKTNFELNNVIYDSTAFQFWGSDQYLKNIPLNDPHSYLRNPKNSLFSKKDISGFSKRAKELNAAKQGDQAVFYLKKIVK from the coding sequence ATGTTTCATCATTCTCTTGAACATATTTATGAACAAGAAAAAATATTAAAAATTGTATTTGATTTATTAAAACCCGGTGGCTATTGTATAATTAGAGTTCCGACTGTTTCTTCTTATGCATGGAAGAACTATGGAATGAAATGGGTACAGATAGATGCGCCTAGACATTATTATCTTCATTCTATCAAGAGTATTGAAATTCTTTCCGGAAAAACAAACTTTGAGCTTAACAACGTTATTTATGACTCGACAGCTTTTCAATTCTGGGGAAGTGATCAGTATTTAAAGAACATACCGCTGAATGACCCACATTCATATTTAAGGAATCCTAAGAATTCCCTTTTTTCGAAAAAAGATATTTCGGGGTTTTCCAAACGTGCTAAGGAACTTAATGCTGCCAAACAGGGAGACCAAGCGGTTTTTTACTTAAAAAAAATAGTCAAATAA
- a CDS encoding glycosyltransferase family 2 protein yields the protein MISVIMIQHNNSSLTRDAIESFLKHQKNNFEIILVDNNSTEPEAIKFTKEFPDLAVIRSEKNLGFGAANNLAAQKSLGDILLFINNDVIITTEFLKKIEEEFYKDSTIGIIGPKLLNKDKSLQLSCGKLPSISMEFLDKILYSAVDEKNRLALNFINRKYLRKGQKGWVTGAALFIRKKLFLELSGFDESFFMYFEDKDLCARAVAKGMKVLYFPESSLIHLRGGSFNGSNQKFLVQKYRESQLYYYQKHKSKLEQIILMKYLKLFGKLN from the coding sequence ATGATTTCCGTAATTATGATTCAACATAACAATAGCAGTCTAACCAGAGATGCGATCGAGTCATTTTTAAAACATCAGAAAAATAATTTTGAAATAATTCTGGTTGATAACAATTCAACTGAACCTGAAGCCATAAAATTCACTAAAGAATTTCCGGATTTAGCGGTAATACGTAGTGAAAAAAATTTAGGATTTGGAGCTGCAAATAATTTAGCTGCACAAAAATCCTTAGGTGATATATTACTTTTCATAAATAACGATGTAATAATAACAACCGAATTTCTAAAAAAGATTGAAGAAGAATTCTACAAGGATTCCACAATCGGAATTATTGGACCAAAACTTCTAAATAAAGATAAATCTTTACAGTTATCTTGCGGCAAACTTCCTTCAATATCAATGGAGTTCTTAGACAAAATTCTTTATTCAGCCGTTGATGAAAAGAATAGGTTAGCTCTCAATTTTATCAATCGAAAATATTTAAGGAAGGGACAAAAAGGTTGGGTAACCGGTGCCGCATTATTTATACGGAAAAAATTATTTCTCGAACTGAGTGGTTTTGATGAATCATTCTTTATGTATTTTGAAGATAAAGATCTATGCGCAAGAGCTGTTGCTAAAGGGATGAAGGTTCTCTACTTTCCTGAATCATCTTTAATCCATTTGCGCGGCGGAAGTTTTAACGGATCAAACCAAAAATTTCTTGTTCAAAAATACCGCGAAAGTCAACTTTACTATTACCAAAAACATAAATCCAAGTTAGAACAAATAATATTAATGAAATATTTGAAATTATTTGGAAAACTAAATTGA
- a CDS encoding undecaprenyl-phosphate glucose phosphotransferase produces the protein MIANQKSLYSVKLWLDLLLLNLSFLFSAWIAQPSHILYERPYMFFLLFTLNIVWYFTTNVTDFYDNFSPHEFFFQATIIFKNVLVQIVAAIIFIFIKKEDLFTRNFIIFYFVFLVLLVGFRTISFRLIQSVLRKKGKYVRNLAVIGANSIGIEFIKLVESNPNFGFQIVGFIDEKPNTNEKYLGGLERLSEILTEQKIDEVVIAIPNCDSHKLSRIINICNKNAVRIHIIPDYFQFLSKKFLLSTIGNFPIITVRDEPLAEIQWRFVKRTFDIFFSLAVLIFVLSWLIPVISIIVKLSSRGSIFFIQDRIGLKNEKFRCFKFRSMYSEQKLRENDFNPTMENDPRVTKIGRFLRRTNLDELPQLWNILKGEMSIVGPRPHAVAFNQEYIHYFDAIKLRHLVKPGLTGWAQVHGLRGDITDPVENRKRTIERIEYDIWYIENWNFWLDIQIILLTIWQMLTRSTKGY, from the coding sequence ATGATAGCAAATCAGAAATCACTTTATTCAGTTAAACTTTGGTTGGATTTACTTCTGCTGAATTTGTCTTTTCTCTTTTCAGCATGGATTGCGCAGCCATCGCACATTCTTTATGAAAGACCGTACATGTTTTTTTTACTGTTTACGCTTAACATCGTGTGGTATTTCACAACTAATGTGACTGATTTCTATGACAATTTTAGCCCGCATGAATTTTTCTTTCAAGCAACTATTATTTTTAAAAATGTTTTAGTTCAGATTGTTGCCGCTATTATTTTCATCTTTATAAAAAAGGAAGATTTATTCACACGTAATTTCATCATCTTTTATTTTGTGTTTCTTGTACTTCTTGTTGGTTTCAGAACAATCTCTTTCAGATTGATTCAAAGTGTACTGCGCAAAAAAGGTAAATATGTTAGAAATTTAGCAGTCATTGGGGCTAATAGTATTGGTATCGAGTTTATTAAGCTAGTTGAGTCGAATCCGAATTTTGGCTTTCAGATCGTTGGATTTATTGATGAAAAACCTAATACGAATGAAAAATATTTAGGCGGATTAGAAAGACTTAGCGAAATTTTAACTGAACAAAAAATTGACGAAGTGGTAATTGCAATTCCAAATTGCGATTCTCACAAACTTAGTCGTATCATAAATATCTGCAACAAAAATGCAGTAAGAATACATATCATTCCCGACTATTTTCAGTTTCTATCGAAAAAATTTTTATTAAGTACTATAGGAAACTTTCCGATTATAACTGTTCGCGATGAGCCGCTAGCTGAAATACAATGGCGATTTGTTAAGCGAACATTTGATATCTTCTTCTCGCTTGCAGTATTGATTTTTGTCCTAAGCTGGTTGATTCCGGTAATTTCAATAATAGTTAAATTATCATCACGCGGATCAATCTTTTTTATTCAAGACCGTATTGGCTTAAAGAATGAAAAATTCCGGTGTTTCAAATTCCGTTCGATGTATAGTGAACAAAAGCTTCGAGAAAATGATTTTAATCCTACGATGGAAAACGATCCGCGGGTAACAAAAATTGGAAGGTTTCTACGACGAACAAATCTTGATGAGCTTCCACAGTTGTGGAATATTCTTAAAGGAGAAATGTCAATTGTAGGTCCACGTCCTCACGCCGTCGCTTTCAATCAAGAATACATCCACTACTTCGATGCGATTAAATTACGTCATCTGGTTAAACCCGGTCTAACCGGATGGGCTCAAGTTCACGGATTAAGAGGAGATATTACAGATCCGGTAGAGAATAGAAAAAGAACCATCGAAAGAATTGAGTATGATATCTGGTATATCGAAAATTGGAATTTCTGGTTAGATATTCAGATCATACTTCTAACAATTTGGCAAATGTTAACTCGTAGTACCAAAGGTTACTAG
- the lhgO gene encoding L-2-hydroxyglutarate oxidase — MKYNVIVIGAGIVGLASALKILEKNRSLKLLILEKENSVAKHQTGNNSGVIHSGIYYKPGSLKAQNCVSGYKMLINFCNENQVRYNICGKVIVAVTEKEIPVMENILDRGNKNGLKGLKRLTRTEVREIEPHVDCVAGIFVPQTGIIDYSEVSEKYLELIKRAEGKIEFNTDVKNLLIKNDECEVITSKGVFKSNVVVTCAGLFADRITKMTHPDLQLRLIPFRGEYYKLKVEKNNLVNALIYPVPDPAFPFLGVHFTKMINGERECGPNAVLSFKREGYTKTSFNLLDTFETFTWNGFHKLIKKHWRMGLSEFYRSYNKKAFVRALNKLIPEVTAKDLAPGGAGVRAQACLKDGSLLDDFYIVEDKKVVHVCNAPSPAATASLSIGNFISDKVLTKI, encoded by the coding sequence ATGAAATATAACGTAATTGTTATTGGCGCAGGTATTGTCGGATTAGCTTCTGCGTTGAAGATTCTAGAGAAGAATCGTTCACTAAAATTACTTATACTGGAAAAAGAAAATAGTGTAGCAAAACATCAAACAGGAAATAACAGCGGGGTTATTCATTCCGGCATTTATTATAAACCCGGAAGTTTGAAAGCACAGAATTGCGTCAGCGGATATAAAATGCTGATTAATTTTTGCAATGAGAATCAAGTCCGTTACAATATTTGCGGAAAAGTGATTGTTGCAGTTACTGAAAAAGAAATTCCCGTAATGGAAAATATTCTTGATCGTGGAAACAAAAATGGCCTTAAGGGATTAAAAAGATTAACACGTACAGAAGTGAGAGAAATTGAACCGCACGTTGATTGTGTTGCGGGAATTTTTGTTCCTCAAACTGGAATAATTGATTACAGCGAAGTGTCGGAAAAATATCTCGAACTAATTAAACGCGCTGAAGGAAAAATAGAATTCAATACTGATGTAAAAAATTTATTAATTAAGAATGATGAATGTGAAGTAATTACCTCAAAAGGTGTTTTCAAATCCAATGTTGTAGTTACATGTGCAGGATTATTTGCAGATAGAATCACAAAAATGACTCATCCGGATTTGCAATTGCGTCTTATTCCTTTTCGCGGTGAATATTATAAATTGAAGGTAGAAAAAAATAATTTGGTGAATGCTCTTATTTATCCCGTACCCGATCCGGCTTTTCCATTCTTAGGTGTTCATTTTACTAAAATGATTAATGGAGAAAGAGAATGTGGTCCGAATGCAGTTCTTTCCTTTAAGCGGGAAGGATATACGAAAACAAGTTTTAATTTACTCGATACATTTGAAACCTTTACTTGGAACGGCTTTCATAAATTGATTAAAAAACATTGGAGAATGGGATTAAGCGAGTTTTACAGATCGTATAACAAAAAAGCATTTGTTAGAGCGTTAAATAAATTGATTCCCGAAGTAACTGCAAAGGATCTTGCACCCGGTGGTGCCGGTGTGCGGGCTCAAGCATGCTTAAAAGATGGAAGTTTACTTGATGATTTTTATATTGTCGAAGATAAAAAAGTTGTTCACGTTTGCAATGCACCTTCTCCTGCTGCTACCGCTTCGTTATCAATAGGAAATTTTATTTCTGATAAAGTTTTAACAAAAATTTAA
- a CDS encoding methyltransferase domain-containing protein, protein MQCRICGNQKNNQEYEAKEMMFGYRDVFLYFQCSMCDCLQIEKFPSDISKYYSDGYYSYKLNSKLNFIERLVKNLRNEYAVFNKGIIGKLLYAKYPAIEYRALAYLPIKKDYNILDVGCGAGIFLHSLREIGFKNLLGIDPFNEKDIEYGNGLRIQKKIYMRFRANGM, encoded by the coding sequence ATGCAATGTAGAATTTGCGGTAATCAAAAAAATAATCAAGAATATGAAGCTAAAGAAATGATGTTTGGATATAGGGATGTCTTCCTTTATTTCCAGTGCTCAATGTGCGATTGTCTGCAGATTGAAAAATTTCCTTCCGATATTTCAAAGTATTACTCAGATGGCTACTATTCGTATAAACTAAACTCGAAGTTGAATTTTATTGAGAGGTTAGTAAAAAATTTGAGAAATGAATATGCTGTCTTCAATAAAGGAATTATTGGAAAACTATTATATGCCAAATATCCGGCAATAGAATATAGAGCTCTTGCTTACCTTCCGATAAAAAAAGACTATAATATTCTTGATGTTGGATGTGGAGCAGGCATATTTCTACACTCACTTCGTGAAATTGGATTTAAAAACCTTCTTGGGATTGATCCTTTTAATGAGAAAGATATTGAATATGGAAATGGTTTAAGAATTCAAAAAAAAATATACATGAGGTTCAGGGCAAATGGGATGTGA
- a CDS encoding O-antigen ligase family protein → MLKKYFADLTSNNKPVKSRFPQQYVFILFCTTISSIMISIFLLQLFLILLFVLYLFERFEYKKNAVDGYILVIFLFGIIRILSIIFSNYPATSIPALYKEALLYIGILVFSFYVKVFYKKMNIILVVFLVSSVFVALVGIVKFDLRFVNRSQSFSSGYSVFSLFLMQSFTITLFTYRELKFKYSNWIWAITLVFIFTALITSLGRTNIAIAFIVLIFALIIKKIDLKLALIVLVLAGALSFISFQLNDEEIKHRIESPTTLSDRDILWEGASLLAFDHPLLGFGPRTFKDIFPLSNKLVDKGIGSWHNEYIEIYFESGIIGIISYLFLIFYIFRGCIRYLKKNSKNDLARSTVHGILIVLIGFCLASLTSGFITSITISVQFAFFVALLSSIERSIRLNE, encoded by the coding sequence ATGTTGAAAAAATATTTTGCTGATCTTACCAGTAACAACAAACCTGTAAAAAGTAGATTCCCTCAACAATACGTTTTTATACTTTTTTGCACAACAATATCCAGCATAATGATTTCCATTTTTCTTTTGCAATTATTTCTCATACTGTTATTTGTTCTATATTTGTTTGAAAGATTTGAATATAAAAAAAACGCTGTAGACGGTTATATCCTTGTAATTTTTTTATTTGGCATTATTAGAATATTATCAATAATTTTTTCAAATTATCCGGCAACAAGTATTCCAGCATTGTATAAGGAAGCATTACTTTACATTGGAATATTAGTCTTCAGTTTTTATGTCAAAGTATTTTACAAGAAAATGAATATTATTCTTGTTGTATTTCTAGTTTCATCTGTCTTTGTTGCATTAGTTGGTATTGTTAAGTTCGATTTGAGATTTGTGAACCGTTCTCAATCTTTTTCATCAGGGTACTCTGTTTTTTCTCTATTCCTCATGCAATCATTTACAATAACTTTATTCACTTACCGAGAGTTGAAGTTTAAATATTCTAACTGGATTTGGGCGATCACATTGGTTTTTATTTTTACAGCTCTTATCACTTCATTAGGAAGAACTAATATTGCCATCGCATTCATTGTTTTGATATTTGCATTAATCATAAAAAAAATTGATCTTAAACTCGCGTTGATTGTTTTAGTGCTTGCGGGGGCTTTATCATTTATTTCATTTCAACTTAATGATGAAGAAATAAAACATCGTATTGAGAGTCCTACTACTCTATCTGATAGAGATATACTCTGGGAAGGGGCGTCGCTATTAGCATTTGATCATCCACTGCTTGGTTTTGGTCCAAGAACATTCAAAGATATATTCCCACTTTCAAATAAACTTGTAGATAAAGGAATTGGTAGTTGGCACAATGAATATATAGAAATTTATTTTGAATCTGGTATCATCGGAATTATCTCTTACTTATTCTTAATCTTTTACATTTTTCGCGGATGTATCAGATATTTGAAAAAGAATTCCAAAAATGATTTAGCAAGAAGCACAGTTCATGGAATTTTGATAGTGCTAATAGGTTTTTGCTTGGCGTCTCTGACATCGGGATTCATTACTTCAATAACAATATCTGTTCAATTTGCATTTTTTGTTGCATTACTTTCTTCAATAGAACGTTCGATAAGACTAAATGAGTAA